The Corallococcus caeni genomic interval ACACGCTCAGCTACGCCTGGAGCGCCACCGCGGGCACGTTCTCCTCGCCCTCCGAGCGCGACACCTCGTGGACGGCGCCCGCGACCACCGGCATTCAAACACTGACGCTCACCGTGACGGACTCGCGCGGCCTGGCCTCCAGCGCGCTCTTGCGCGTCAACGTCCTGCCCGCGGGCGAAGGTGAGGCCGAGCTGTCCATCTCCTTCAACAGCGCGCCGGTGGTCACCTCGCTCGATGCCGCGCCCACGCAACTCGTCGTCGGGCAGCCGACGTCGGTGTCCGTCACGGCGACGGATCCGGACGGAGACGCGCTCTCCTATTCCTGGAGCGCGTCGTGCGCGGGCACCTGGACCGATGCGTCCTCCAGCACCGCTGGATTCACGCCCTCGCTCGTGCCCGCGGAGGCCTGCAACAACTGCCGGCTGACGGTCTCCGTGTCCGACGGGCGCGGAGGGCACAACACGGGCACCGTCGCCCTGTGCGTCTCCAGCACGCCTCCCCTCAACCCCCTGCAGCCCGTCATCCTGCGCTCCTACCGCTCCTCGGACACGGCCCTCCCGGGAGAGGTGCTCACGTATGAGGTGGCCGCCAGCGACCCGCAGGGCTCCGCGCTCACCTTCTCCTGGGACTCCAGTACCGGCACGACAGGCGCTCCGGCGCAGGTCGGCAACCACAGCCGCATCACCTGGACGGCGCCCGTGTGCATCCGCCCGGGCACGACTCCGTCCATCACCGTCACCGTGACGAATGCCTTCGACCTCACGACCACCCGGAGCTTCACGGTGGCGGGGCTGCCGGAGTGCACCCTCGTAGGCCGGTGGGATCCCACCGGGCCCATGGCCGGCGGGCCCCGGTGGGGTCACACCGCGACGCTGTTGCCGGATGGCCGGGTGCTCATCGCGGGAGGAAGCGCTCAGAAATGGAGCTTCTTCCTCGACTCGACGGAGCTTTACGACCCGGTCACGAACACCTGGACCCCTGGCGCCCCCATGAACGTGCGCCGCCTCTACCACTCGGCGACGTTGCTGCGTGACGGCCGGGTCCTCGTCGCGGGAGGCGAGGGCTTCGAGTTCTATTCCGCTCGGGCGGAGCTCTACGACCCGGCCACGAACACCTGGACTCCGACGGGCTCCATGGCCCAGGGCCGCTCCAGGCAGCTGGCGGCGCTGCTTCCCGACGGCAAGGTGCTCGTGGCGGGAGGCGAGGACATGAGCGGCGGCCTCACTTCCGCGGAGGTATACGACCCGGACACGGGCACCTGGAGTCCGGCGGGCGCCATGGCGGCCCCCCACTTCTTCTCCGCGGCGGTGCTGCCCACGGGCAAGGTGCTCACCACGGGAGACGCCGATGCCGAGGTGTATGACCCGGCCACGAGGAGCTGGAGCCCAACCGCGCCTCCGCTCGCGCACCTCGGTGTCTGGCCGGTGGTGCTGCCCACGGGCAAGGTGCTCGACGTGAGAGGCAGGGCGGCGCAGTTGTATGACCCCGTCCTGAACACCTGGAGCCTGACGGCCATGCCGCTCGAGCCCATTGGCGGCCCGGCGGTGCGGCTGCGCGACGGCAGGGGGTTCGTCGTGAGCTGGGTGGCGGAGCTCTATGAACCGGGCTCGGGCACGTGGAGGATGGCTCCTGCGCCGGCCATCCTTCGTAGCGGGTACACGGTGACGGCGCTGCTCGACGGCAGGGCGCTCGTCGCCGGCACACCCCCCAACACCGAAACGGACGAGGAGTCGGCGGAGGTCTTCACGCCATGAGGCGCGCGCGGCGGCGCCGCACCCGGCTACTTCACCGTGTCGGTCGCCACCGCGCCGTTCGGAGCCGCGCTCCCGGCGGCCGAGGCCGAGGCCTTCGCTTCGGCCTCGGCGAGGTCCTTCAACGTGGCGAGCCCCGCCTCGAAGTCCGAGCCGACCATCTTGTCCACGTCCATGAACACGGAGAACGCCTTGCTCAGGAAGCCGTTCTGGCCAGACATCACCCACGTGACGCGGGTGTCATTGCCGGCCGGCTCGAACCGGAAGACCGTTTCGTTGGTGGCCTCGAACGGCTTGACGAAGTCGAGCTGGAGCTGGATCTGCTCGGGCGGCTTGAGCGACGCAATGGTCATCTTGCCCTCGCTGGAGTTGTCCGTGCTGGTCCAGGTGACCGAGTGGCCCACCGTGGCGGGAACGCCCGCGTAGGTGTCCTTCCGGACGGGGTCGGGCTTCATGAACGGCGACCAGGTCGCCAC includes:
- a CDS encoding Kelch repeat-containing protein, with the translated sequence MKRAGLHLMLALAVALFAGCGDTTGDTGTARFAVSVPQSLSSAITRVAVASGGPDIRTVWVDLAPTNGVWGGTIGNIPAGTGRAFAARAYDASGTLLFAGSASGVSILADQTTLVAITLQQLNPPPPFDNEAPLIDYVVANPSTVTAGGTVSLISYAHDPNPEDTLSYAWSATAGTFSSPSERDTSWTAPATTGIQTLTLTVTDSRGLASSALLRVNVLPAGEGEAELSISFNSAPVVTSLDAAPTQLVVGQPTSVSVTATDPDGDALSYSWSASCAGTWTDASSSTAGFTPSLVPAEACNNCRLTVSVSDGRGGHNTGTVALCVSSTPPLNPLQPVILRSYRSSDTALPGEVLTYEVAASDPQGSALTFSWDSSTGTTGAPAQVGNHSRITWTAPVCIRPGTTPSITVTVTNAFDLTTTRSFTVAGLPECTLVGRWDPTGPMAGGPRWGHTATLLPDGRVLIAGGSAQKWSFFLDSTELYDPVTNTWTPGAPMNVRRLYHSATLLRDGRVLVAGGEGFEFYSARAELYDPATNTWTPTGSMAQGRSRQLAALLPDGKVLVAGGEDMSGGLTSAEVYDPDTGTWSPAGAMAAPHFFSAAVLPTGKVLTTGDADAEVYDPATRSWSPTAPPLAHLGVWPVVLPTGKVLDVRGRAAQLYDPVLNTWSLTAMPLEPIGGPAVRLRDGRGFVVSWVAELYEPGSGTWRMAPAPAILRSGYTVTALLDGRALVAGTPPNTETDEESAEVFTP
- a CDS encoding SRPBCC family protein, translated to MLKKILLGAAVVLVAFLGFVATRPSNFEIKRSTTVRAPASVVYGLVADFNKVATWSPFMKPDPVRKDTYAGVPATVGHSVTWTSTDNSSEGKMTIASLKPPEQIQLQLDFVKPFEATNETVFRFEPAGNDTRVTWVMSGQNGFLSKAFSVFMDVDKMVGSDFEAGLATLKDLAEAEAKASASAAGSAAPNGAVATDTVK